One window from the genome of Desulfobulbaceae bacterium DB1 encodes:
- a CDS encoding RNA-splicing ligase RtcB: MKRVITTEKKPIKLWLDDIEAGAFEQARNLANLPFIFKHVAVMPDAHQGYGMPIGGVMAAEDVVIPNAVGVDIGCGMCAVRTSLSALSTDKIKAVLSGIRKTVPLGFNHHKKKQDAALMPQPEGGQLHDLPIISQEYHSALTQLGTLGGGNHFIEIQRGNDGHIWLMIHSGSRNLGFKVANHYNRLAIDLNRKCSAAIPEKWQLAFLPVDNKFGRTYLKEMQYCVDFAYANRKLMMERVKAALRAVQPDVVFGDIINIAHNYAALETHFHKSVMVHRKGATSAREGEIGIIPGSQGSPSYIVKGLGNTDSFTSCSHGAGRKMGRKQAQRQLDLAQEKKKLDDQGIIHAIRHERDLDEAAGAYKNIDEVIENQLDLVEVIVELRPLAVIKG; this comes from the coding sequence ATGAAAAGGGTCATCACCACCGAAAAAAAGCCTATTAAATTATGGCTTGATGATATCGAGGCCGGCGCCTTTGAGCAGGCCAGAAATCTTGCCAATCTTCCTTTTATTTTCAAGCATGTTGCCGTGATGCCTGATGCCCACCAGGGCTACGGCATGCCGATTGGCGGCGTGATGGCCGCGGAAGATGTGGTCATACCAAACGCCGTTGGCGTTGACATCGGCTGCGGCATGTGCGCGGTCAGGACATCGCTCAGCGCTCTTTCCACGGACAAAATCAAAGCCGTTCTGTCCGGTATCAGGAAAACAGTCCCTCTTGGTTTCAATCATCACAAAAAGAAGCAGGACGCCGCCCTGATGCCCCAGCCGGAGGGCGGTCAACTCCATGATCTCCCCATCATCTCCCAGGAATACCACAGCGCCTTAACCCAACTCGGTACCCTGGGCGGCGGCAATCATTTTATTGAAATCCAGCGCGGCAATGATGGTCATATCTGGTTGATGATCCATTCCGGCAGCCGTAATCTCGGATTCAAGGTGGCCAACCATTACAACCGGCTGGCCATTGATCTCAATAGAAAATGCAGCGCCGCTATTCCTGAAAAGTGGCAGCTTGCCTTTCTGCCGGTTGATAACAAGTTCGGCAGAACGTATCTTAAGGAAATGCAGTACTGTGTGGATTTTGCCTATGCCAATCGCAAACTGATGATGGAGCGGGTCAAGGCGGCGTTGCGGGCGGTGCAGCCGGATGTGGTTTTCGGCGACATTATCAACATCGCTCACAATTACGCCGCCCTGGAAACGCACTTCCACAAAAGTGTCATGGTCCATCGCAAAGGCGCCACCAGCGCACGAGAAGGGGAGATAGGCATTATTCCCGGCTCCCAGGGCAGCCCGAGTTATATCGTCAAAGGCCTGGGCAACACGGACAGTTTCACCTCCTGCTCCCATGGCGCCGGACGGAAGATGGGCCGCAAACAGGCCCAGCGCCAGCTTGATCTTGCCCAGGAAAAGAAAAAACTCGACGATCAGGGCATTATTCACGCCATACGACATGAACGTGATCTGGACGAAGCCGCCGGTGCATATAAAAATATCGATGAGGTCATAGAAAACCAGCTTGACCTGGTCGAGGTGATAGTTGAATTACGCCCCTTGGCCGTGATCAAAGGGTGA
- a CDS encoding radical SAM protein produces the protein MHYEGNVIRPPSEADSIILQVTVGCSHNKCTFCGAYKDVRFRIKEDEEVDQDIDFAATYCKRQKRVFLADGDALIIPQKRLVPLLGRIREKLPWVNRISLYANTKSIMLKSDDELKELKRLGLDRVYMGVESGSDRILRDIRKGADSAGVITAGKRVKDAGLFLSVTVLLGIGGTAYSQEHAVATGRVVSAMGANQIAALTLMLLPNTLLYLDEKTNKFTLPGRKEILLELRTMVEHISSPRVQFHSNHASNYLPLNCRLTKDRDRVLAVIDQALAGTRMLKPEFLRAL, from the coding sequence TTGCACTACGAAGGAAACGTGATACGGCCTCCCAGCGAGGCCGATTCCATCATCCTCCAGGTAACGGTTGGCTGCTCCCACAATAAATGCACTTTCTGCGGGGCATACAAGGATGTGCGTTTCCGCATCAAGGAGGATGAGGAGGTTGATCAGGACATCGATTTCGCCGCCACCTACTGCAAAAGGCAGAAAAGGGTATTCCTGGCTGACGGCGATGCCCTGATCATCCCCCAAAAACGGCTTGTTCCCCTGCTTGGCAGAATACGGGAGAAACTCCCCTGGGTAAACCGTATCAGCTTGTATGCCAATACCAAGTCCATTATGCTCAAATCGGACGATGAGCTGAAAGAGCTGAAGCGGCTTGGGCTTGATCGGGTCTACATGGGGGTGGAAAGCGGTTCGGACAGGATCCTGCGGGACATCAGGAAGGGGGCGGACAGTGCCGGGGTGATCACGGCCGGCAAAAGGGTAAAAGACGCCGGCCTTTTTCTTTCAGTGACCGTGCTGCTCGGCATCGGCGGCACGGCATATTCCCAGGAACATGCCGTTGCCACGGGCAGGGTTGTTTCGGCCATGGGTGCCAATCAGATCGCCGCCTTAACCCTCATGCTTCTTCCGAACACTTTGCTTTATCTCGATGAAAAAACGAACAAATTTACCCTTCCAGGCCGGAAAGAAATATTACTGGAACTGCGAACCATGGTGGAACATATCAGCTCTCCACGCGTCCAGTTCCATTCCAATCATGCCTCCAATTATCTGCCGCTCAACTGTCGTCTCACCAAAGACAGAGACCGCGTTCTTGCCGTCATCGACCAGGCCCTGGCCGGGACGAGGATGCTGAAGCCGGAATTTTTACGCGCGTTGTGA
- a CDS encoding adenylosuccinate lyase has product MNREIYQEPLVSRYTSVEMQKIFSEQSKFETWRRCWIALAEAQHELGLTDLVTRPMIDELKKYEHNINFDVAAQKEKEIRHDVMAHVYAYGCQCPLAEPIIHLGATSQFVGCNTDLILQRKALVLVKKALINVIANLAAFCRKFKSQATLGYTHYQPAQPTTVGKRHTLYIQDLLMDLDYVENLEKQFKARGAKGTVGTQATFIELFKGDHEKVRKMDELVAAKLGFDDVFAVTGQTYTRKLDMKTAETLAGIGASAHKFAVDLRLLSNLKVQEEPFAKNQVGSSAMAYKRNPMRSERMTGLARKLMGLPADFAGTFANQWFERTLDDSAIRRMDIPQAFLLTDAILRLYLNISSGMVVFPKQIERHMMLELPFMATEKILMACVEKGKSRQEMHEIIKVHSVEAGRVVKEEGRDNDLLKRLGHNQQIPFTTPELEAMIGTGAEFVGRAPEQTEEFLTEVVEPRLHQYKELIGSLNSELNV; this is encoded by the coding sequence ATGAATCGGGAAATATATCAGGAACCACTGGTCAGCCGTTACACCAGTGTGGAGATGCAGAAAATTTTTTCAGAACAATCAAAGTTTGAAACCTGGCGGCGCTGCTGGATCGCCCTGGCTGAAGCCCAGCACGAACTCGGCCTCACCGACTTGGTTACCCGGCCGATGATTGACGAGCTGAAAAAATACGAGCACAACATCAATTTTGATGTTGCCGCCCAAAAAGAAAAGGAAATCCGCCATGATGTCATGGCTCATGTGTATGCCTACGGGTGTCAGTGTCCTCTTGCCGAACCGATTATTCACCTCGGCGCCACCTCGCAGTTTGTCGGCTGCAACACCGACCTCATCCTGCAGCGCAAGGCCCTGGTGTTGGTAAAAAAAGCCCTGATCAATGTTATTGCCAATCTTGCCGCTTTTTGCCGAAAATTCAAATCACAAGCCACGCTCGGTTACACCCATTACCAGCCCGCGCAGCCGACTACCGTCGGCAAGCGGCATACCCTGTACATTCAAGATCTGCTGATGGATCTCGATTATGTTGAAAATCTCGAAAAGCAGTTCAAGGCGCGCGGCGCCAAAGGAACTGTCGGTACCCAGGCGACCTTTATCGAGCTATTCAAGGGGGATCATGAAAAAGTTCGTAAGATGGATGAGCTTGTTGCTGCAAAACTCGGATTTGACGACGTTTTTGCAGTCACAGGTCAGACATATACCCGCAAGCTTGACATGAAAACAGCGGAAACACTCGCCGGTATCGGCGCCTCGGCCCACAAGTTTGCCGTTGACCTTCGTCTTCTTTCGAATTTAAAAGTCCAGGAAGAGCCTTTTGCCAAGAATCAGGTTGGCAGTTCCGCCATGGCCTATAAGCGGAATCCCATGCGCAGTGAACGCATGACCGGACTTGCCCGCAAACTCATGGGGCTTCCTGCTGATTTTGCCGGAACCTTTGCCAATCAGTGGTTTGAACGAACCCTTGATGATTCGGCCATCCGCAGAATGGATATTCCCCAGGCCTTTCTGTTGACTGATGCCATACTGAGGCTTTATCTCAACATATCGTCTGGAATGGTTGTTTTTCCGAAACAAATTGAACGCCACATGATGCTGGAGTTGCCCTTTATGGCCACGGAAAAAATATTGATGGCCTGTGTGGAAAAAGGGAAAAGCCGCCAAGAAATGCACGAGATCATCAAGGTTCATTCGGTTGAGGCCGGGAGGGTTGTCAAAGAGGAAGGCCGGGACAATGATCTGCTCAAACGACTCGGTCACAACCAGCAAATTCCCTTTACCACTCCTGAACTTGAGGCAATGATCGGTACGGGGGCGGAGTTCGTCGGCCGCGCCCCTGAACAAACCGAAGAGTTTTTGACTGAAGTCGTTGAGCCGCGTCTTCATCAATATAAAGAATTGATCGGTTCATTGAATTCCGAGCTGAATGTATGA
- a CDS encoding single-stranded-DNA-specific exonuclease RecJ, which produces MTIIRKALQQRQENTAVFRAAKKYGFTDLQCRVIAGRARRDEEELEHILFPALKNLHHPDKLKDSERAAELITAAICEKRRIGILTDYDVDGICSHVVVYEALKHFGVAPDMVSSFIGHRMNDGYGISENLVDRILASAEKPRLIITADCGSSDEAQISRLKDSAIEVIVTDHHVIPHEGIPQSAAATVNPNRHDCSYPDKFISGCMVSWLLMCSVRNNLINKKYLPESTNKLSLLLDFVALSTVADAVSFFSATNRAVVNSGLAIINQRSKPSWCALASFINRPHSVPFTPEDLAFQVAPRVNARSRMADPYAALHFFLAETTENAATQLQKLEKNNEERKRTEKEMVQKAKTTARKLIGDGRRTLVVWDEAFHPGVQGIVASRLVDAYGRPSVVLSPTNGDNILSGSVRSIPEIHIRDVLQKIHDRYPRIFLSFGGHSGAAGLKIKKEDFAKFSLAFEESVRSEINNRQLDPIIVTDGKLAVDLMNFNTISQLQALGPYGREFDEPVFEGIFTVKKYRLVGAEPVHLTLNLEAEDKRQLNGIWFRALEKPGDDIQINNENTIRCAYKLKLNNFRGHKDIQLLIEYAEVVDEVREKNEA; this is translated from the coding sequence ATGACGATAATCCGCAAAGCATTGCAACAACGGCAGGAAAATACTGCTGTTTTCAGAGCTGCAAAAAAATACGGTTTTACCGATCTGCAGTGCCGCGTCATTGCCGGGAGAGCGCGGCGGGATGAAGAGGAACTGGAGCATATTCTTTTTCCCGCCTTAAAAAACCTTCATCATCCCGATAAACTGAAAGACAGCGAGAGGGCGGCCGAACTGATAACGGCGGCCATTTGCGAAAAAAGGCGGATCGGCATCCTGACCGATTACGATGTGGATGGTATCTGTTCGCATGTTGTGGTGTATGAAGCCCTCAAGCATTTCGGGGTTGCCCCGGATATGGTGTCATCTTTTATCGGGCACAGAATGAATGACGGGTACGGAATCAGCGAAAATCTGGTCGACCGGATACTTGCATCGGCGGAAAAGCCGCGCCTGATCATTACCGCTGATTGCGGATCCTCGGACGAGGCGCAGATCAGCAGGCTGAAAGATTCGGCAATAGAGGTGATTGTCACGGATCATCATGTGATTCCCCATGAAGGAATTCCGCAATCAGCCGCGGCAACGGTAAATCCGAATCGGCATGATTGCAGCTATCCGGACAAATTCATTTCGGGTTGCATGGTCAGTTGGCTGCTTATGTGTTCAGTGAGAAACAATCTCATAAATAAGAAATATCTGCCTGAAAGCACGAATAAACTATCGCTTCTTCTTGACTTTGTTGCCCTGAGCACGGTGGCTGATGCCGTGTCTTTTTTCAGCGCAACCAATCGAGCCGTAGTCAACAGCGGACTCGCCATCATCAATCAGCGCTCAAAACCATCCTGGTGCGCCCTGGCATCTTTTATCAACAGACCGCATTCCGTCCCGTTTACCCCGGAAGATCTCGCCTTTCAGGTGGCGCCAAGGGTCAATGCGCGCAGCAGAATGGCCGATCCCTACGCCGCGCTGCATTTTTTTCTGGCCGAAACAACGGAAAATGCGGCAACTCAGCTGCAAAAGCTTGAAAAAAACAATGAAGAAAGAAAAAGAACGGAAAAAGAGATGGTGCAAAAAGCCAAAACAACGGCCCGCAAGCTGATAGGTGATGGGCGTCGCACCCTTGTCGTGTGGGATGAGGCCTTCCATCCGGGCGTGCAGGGAATTGTCGCCTCACGGCTTGTTGACGCCTACGGCAGGCCTTCCGTGGTGCTGAGCCCGACAAATGGAGACAATATCCTGTCAGGCTCGGTGCGTTCCATCCCTGAAATTCATATACGCGATGTCTTGCAGAAAATTCACGACCGGTATCCGCGGATCTTTCTTTCGTTCGGCGGACACAGTGGGGCGGCGGGACTGAAAATAAAAAAAGAGGATTTTGCAAAATTCAGTCTTGCGTTTGAAGAAAGCGTCAGGTCGGAAATAAACAATCGGCAGCTTGACCCGATTATTGTGACGGACGGCAAGCTGGCTGTCGACCTCATGAACTTCAATACGATTTCCCAACTTCAAGCCCTTGGACCCTATGGCAGAGAGTTTGACGAACCGGTCTTTGAGGGCATTTTCACGGTTAAAAAATATCGATTGGTCGGAGCCGAACCTGTTCACCTGACATTAAATCTGGAGGCGGAGGACAAGCGGCAATTGAATGGCATATGGTTTCGCGCCCTGGAGAAACCAGGTGATGATATTCAAATAAATAACGAAAATACAATACGATGCGCCTACAAGCTCAAGTTGAATAATTTCCGCGGACATAAAGACATTCAATTGCTGATTGAATACGCTGAGGTTGTTGACGAGGTGCGGGAAAAGAATGAAGCCTAA
- a CDS encoding tRNA (adenosine(37)-N6)-dimethylallyltransferase MiaA: MTKSHAKQKIIILVGPTAIGKTELSLSIAEDFGCEIVSMDSMQIYRHMDIGTAKPSAEERKRVRHHLLDFVEPDEPYNVARYVEDAQNTITRVRAASHLPMLVGGTGLYMKGLLEGLFDMPAVSDEIRRQVKSDLRNKGQEKLHHDLQQIDPESAERIHPHDVQRLTRAMEIWLATGVSWTRHLARQHEERKQRQENFDAIKIGLHMDRDALYARINSRVGMMVGQGLLREVEKLLAMGFGPTLNSMQSIGYKHMLHFIDGRWSWEEALAYLARDTRRYAKRQLTWFGRDNTIKWFHPDDVEEVSSYLKERLSPSNRFGEK, from the coding sequence GTGACGAAAAGCCACGCAAAACAGAAAATTATCATCCTGGTGGGTCCGACCGCCATCGGCAAGACGGAACTTTCCCTCTCCATTGCCGAGGATTTCGGCTGCGAAATAGTCTCCATGGACTCCATGCAGATTTACAGACATATGGATATCGGCACGGCAAAGCCCTCTGCCGAAGAACGGAAGCGTGTCCGGCATCATCTTCTTGATTTTGTCGAACCGGATGAGCCGTACAATGTTGCCCGCTACGTGGAAGACGCGCAAAATACAATCACCCGGGTGAGGGCGGCAAGCCATCTTCCCATGCTTGTCGGCGGTACCGGGCTGTACATGAAAGGATTGCTCGAAGGACTTTTTGATATGCCGGCCGTTTCCGATGAGATCCGTCGGCAGGTGAAGAGTGATCTCAGGAACAAGGGTCAGGAGAAACTTCACCACGATCTGCAACAAATAGATCCTGAAAGTGCCGAGCGAATTCATCCCCACGACGTGCAGCGCCTGACCCGGGCCATGGAGATCTGGCTGGCCACGGGGGTTTCCTGGACACGACATCTGGCCAGGCAGCATGAAGAGCGAAAGCAACGGCAGGAAAATTTTGATGCGATCAAGATAGGTCTCCACATGGACAGAGACGCCCTGTACGCAAGAATCAACAGCAGGGTAGGGATGATGGTCGGCCAGGGGCTGTTGCGGGAAGTCGAGAAGCTGCTGGCCATGGGGTTTGGCCCCACGCTCAATTCCATGCAATCCATCGGTTACAAACATATGCTTCATTTTATTGACGGCCGGTGGTCGTGGGAGGAGGCGCTTGCATATCTGGCCAGGGACACGCGCCGATACGCCAAAAGGCAGTTGACCTGGTTCGGGCGTGACAATACCATCAAATGGTTCCACCCGGATGATGTGGAAGAGGTCTCTTCGTATCTCAAGGAAAGACTTTCCCCCTCGAACCGATTTGGGGAAAAATAA
- a CDS encoding tRNA (N6-isopentenyl adenosine(37)-C2)-methylthiotransferase MiaB, whose product MNKKSLYIETFGCQMNDRDSEIMRQLLSTSYDTTAELKNADAIIVNTCSIRGKAEQKAYSLLGALRKRKKENPDLIIAATGCVAQQEGGKMLSRMPHVDLVVGPQHIYRLPELFTQAQRCRKGIVATDQEKSFHIPPFLPSLQPGQPHKRFVTIMQGCNNFCTYCIVPFTRGREISRKPEDILAEVRHLAAGGVKEITLLGQNVNSYGNDQSREERTNFSSLLHQVAQVDGIERIRFTTSNPKDLSEELMRCFADQAKLCHHFHLPVQSGSNAVLQKMNRKYTIENYLEKVEKLRGYCRDIALTTDIIVGFPGETRDDFQATLDLLRLVRYHGAFSFKYSSRPPAKSCDFEETVSEEEKIERLAELQKMQKRISLARNREYIGKRIQLMVEGESKSENGNQWAGRSSSNHTVNFLSPSPLFPGQFVDVVIREACLNSLRGELANEGGIRDNEPGFTGSCHMCKIQR is encoded by the coding sequence ATGAATAAGAAATCTCTTTACATTGAAACATTCGGCTGCCAGATGAATGACCGTGACTCGGAAATCATGCGGCAGCTGCTCAGTACGAGTTACGACACCACCGCTGAATTAAAAAATGCCGACGCGATTATTGTCAACACCTGCAGCATTCGCGGCAAAGCGGAGCAGAAAGCATACAGTCTGCTTGGCGCTTTGCGGAAAAGAAAAAAGGAAAACCCTGATCTGATTATTGCGGCAACCGGCTGCGTCGCCCAGCAGGAAGGCGGCAAGATGCTTTCCCGCATGCCGCATGTGGACCTTGTCGTCGGGCCGCAACACATATACCGGCTGCCGGAACTTTTCACTCAGGCGCAACGCTGCCGCAAAGGCATTGTTGCGACCGATCAGGAAAAGTCCTTTCACATTCCCCCGTTTCTTCCTTCCCTGCAGCCCGGCCAACCGCATAAACGCTTTGTCACCATCATGCAGGGTTGCAATAATTTCTGCACCTACTGCATCGTTCCCTTTACCCGTGGTCGGGAAATCAGCAGAAAACCGGAGGATATCCTGGCCGAGGTACGTCATCTGGCCGCGGGCGGGGTGAAGGAAATTACCCTGCTCGGCCAGAATGTCAATTCATACGGCAATGACCAGTCGCGAGAGGAACGGACGAATTTTTCCAGCCTGCTGCATCAGGTCGCCCAGGTCGACGGTATCGAAAGAATACGTTTTACCACGTCAAACCCCAAGGATCTTTCCGAAGAGCTGATGCGCTGTTTTGCCGACCAGGCCAAACTGTGCCACCATTTTCATTTGCCGGTTCAATCCGGCTCAAACGCTGTTTTGCAAAAGATGAACCGCAAATACACGATTGAGAACTATCTGGAAAAAGTTGAAAAATTACGAGGATACTGCCGGGATATCGCCCTGACTACGGACATCATCGTCGGATTTCCCGGTGAAACCAGGGATGATTTTCAGGCGACCCTGGATCTGCTGCGCTTGGTCCGCTATCATGGCGCTTTTTCCTTTAAATATTCCAGCAGGCCACCGGCAAAATCATGCGACTTTGAGGAAACGGTCAGCGAAGAGGAAAAAATTGAACGTCTGGCCGAACTGCAGAAAATGCAGAAACGGATATCGCTTGCTCGGAACCGCGAATATATCGGCAAACGTATTCAATTGATGGTAGAAGGAGAAAGCAAATCAGAAAACGGCAACCAATGGGCCGGACGCAGCAGCAGCAATCATACGGTCAACTTTCTTTCCCCTTCTCCCCTGTTTCCGGGCCAGTTTGTCGACGTGGTTATTCGTGAGGCCTGTTTGAATTCGCTGCGGGGCGAGTTGGCGAATGAAGGCGGAATCCGAGACAACGAACCGGGTTTCACCGGATCGTGCCATATGTGTAAAATTCAGAGGTGA
- a CDS encoding transcriptional regulator, giving the protein MSTIRQQIIALLSEEEVNARDISQSLSIREKEVYEHLEHINRSLNASGRKLLVQPYTCLHCGYIFKERDRFKRPGRCPRCKEGHIRMATYRIK; this is encoded by the coding sequence ATGTCCACCATCCGTCAACAGATCATCGCCCTGTTGTCCGAGGAGGAAGTCAATGCCAGGGATATTTCCCAAAGTCTGTCAATTCGCGAAAAGGAGGTGTATGAACATCTTGAGCACATAAACCGGTCGCTCAACGCATCAGGCAGAAAACTGCTGGTTCAGCCGTACACATGCCTGCATTGCGGATACATTTTCAAGGAACGCGACCGTTTCAAGCGTCCCGGACGCTGCCCAAGGTGCAAGGAAGGGCATATCCGGATGGCCACCTATCGTATAAAATGA
- a CDS encoding 23S rRNA (adenine(2503)-C(2))-methyltransferase, translating to MSFPSQKSRIDLKNLTREDLSVLIRERKMPSFRTKQIFSWLYRPGITDFSQMTDLARELRESLAEEFFFSRMEPEITEISQDGTIKYGFRLADGRMIESVLIPEDDRHTLCVSSQVGCAMGCAFCLTGTMGFTRNLSCAEMVNQICAVQDDLSRRGMGIVNNLVFMGMGEPLANFDNLVRALTILLDELGLNFSDRKITVSTCGLVPKMMELAGIFKVNLAVSLHASDNETRNRLMPVNVRYPLEVLLDACKKLPVPKRKRIMFEYILIKGVNDSDRDAKRLAAILRGIPAKINLLPCNEVPQLPFFKPDQERIDAFQDILKDNGYTVLVRTSRGADISAACGQLAAKSSTQPSD from the coding sequence GTGTCTTTTCCCTCTCAAAAATCACGCATCGACCTCAAAAATCTGACCCGCGAAGATTTGTCCGTTCTTATTCGTGAACGGAAAATGCCTTCTTTCCGGACAAAGCAGATTTTTTCCTGGCTTTATCGACCTGGAATCACTGATTTTTCCCAGATGACGGATCTGGCAAGGGAGTTGCGCGAATCTTTGGCCGAGGAATTCTTTTTTAGTCGGATGGAACCCGAGATCACGGAAATTTCGCAGGACGGAACGATCAAATATGGCTTCAGACTTGCTGACGGCAGGATGATAGAAAGCGTTTTAATCCCTGAAGACGACAGGCATACGCTTTGTGTTTCCTCCCAGGTCGGGTGCGCCATGGGATGCGCATTCTGCCTTACCGGCACCATGGGATTTACCAGAAATCTGAGCTGTGCGGAAATGGTGAATCAGATCTGCGCGGTGCAGGATGATCTGTCCCGCAGAGGGATGGGGATTGTCAACAACCTTGTTTTTATGGGCATGGGCGAGCCGCTGGCCAATTTTGATAATCTTGTCAGGGCGCTCACCATTTTGCTGGATGAACTGGGACTCAATTTTTCAGACCGCAAAATCACTGTTTCCACCTGCGGTCTTGTACCGAAAATGATGGAGCTGGCCGGCATATTCAAGGTAAATCTTGCCGTTTCGCTCCATGCGTCTGACAATGAAACACGAAACCGTTTGATGCCGGTCAATGTCCGCTATCCCCTTGAAGTGCTTCTTGACGCCTGTAAAAAACTCCCTGTCCCCAAACGGAAAAGGATTATGTTCGAATATATCCTGATAAAAGGGGTCAATGATTCTGATCGTGATGCAAAAAGGCTGGCAGCCATTTTGCGTGGCATACCAGCCAAAATCAATCTGCTTCCCTGCAACGAAGTGCCGCAGCTTCCATTTTTCAAGCCGGATCAGGAACGCATCGACGCCTTCCAGGACATTCTGAAGGACAACGGTTACACCGTGCTGGTCCGAACCAGCCGAGGCGCTGATATTTCAGCAGCCTGCGGCCAGCTTGCGGCAAAGTCATCGACGCAACCATCCGATTAA
- a CDS encoding phosphoserine transaminase yields the protein MPERIYNFSPGPATLPYEVLQQASLDIVNYNNKGIGLIELSHRGKEFMAVTDEAESLVRELLDIPGNYKILFLQGGASTQFAMVPMNLLGPGKKGSYLNTGVWAKKAIKEANIVASAHVAYSSEDAKYDHVPSDGDYTVAPDAEYLYFVSNNTIYGTQFQSMPKSDKMLVCDMSSDIMSRPFDMTPFGLVFAGAQKNIGPAGATLVIVREDLLGRVQESVPTMFRYKTHADNGSMFNTPPCFAIYIIGLVCKWLKKIGGIQAIEKINREKAAILYDAIDGTDFYRGHARKDSRSLMNVTFNLPTPELEAKFIQEGAKRGLDGLKGHRSIGGIRASIYNAFPKQGVEDLVAFMKEFEKTA from the coding sequence ATGCCGGAAAGAATCTATAATTTCAGTCCAGGGCCTGCAACGCTGCCCTACGAGGTCCTGCAGCAGGCCTCTCTTGATATCGTCAATTACAACAACAAGGGAATAGGCCTTATCGAACTGAGTCATCGCGGCAAGGAGTTCATGGCCGTGACCGATGAGGCGGAGTCCCTGGTTCGGGAGCTGCTTGATATTCCCGGGAACTACAAGATTCTTTTTCTGCAGGGCGGCGCCTCCACCCAGTTTGCCATGGTGCCGATGAACCTGCTGGGACCGGGGAAAAAAGGTTCCTACCTCAATACGGGCGTTTGGGCCAAAAAAGCGATCAAGGAAGCCAATATTGTGGCCTCCGCCCATGTCGCCTATTCCAGCGAGGATGCAAAATACGATCACGTTCCGTCTGATGGCGATTATACGGTCGCTCCTGATGCCGAATATCTTTATTTCGTTTCCAACAACACCATTTACGGCACCCAGTTCCAGTCAATGCCGAAATCAGACAAAATGCTGGTTTGCGACATGAGCTCGGATATCATGTCACGCCCCTTTGACATGACCCCTTTCGGACTTGTTTTTGCCGGCGCCCAGAAAAATATCGGCCCGGCCGGCGCGACGCTGGTCATCGTCCGGGAAGATCTGCTGGGACGTGTCCAGGAAAGCGTGCCGACCATGTTTCGTTACAAAACGCACGCCGACAACGGGTCCATGTTCAATACCCCGCCCTGTTTCGCCATATACATCATCGGGCTGGTCTGCAAATGGCTGAAGAAAATCGGCGGCATCCAGGCCATTGAAAAGATCAACCGGGAAAAAGCGGCTATCCTTTATGACGCCATTGACGGCACGGATTTTTATCGCGGTCACGCCCGCAAGGATTCCCGCTCCCTGATGAACGTCACCTTCAATCTCCCGACCCCGGAACTTGAGGCCAAATTTATCCAGGAAGGTGCCAAACGGGGCCTTGACGGCCTGAAGGGACACCGTTCCATCGGCGGCATCCGCGCTTCCATATACAACGCTTTCCCCAAACAGGGTGTTGAAGATCTGGTGGCCTTCATGAAGGAATTTGAAAAGACGGCCTGA
- a CDS encoding PHP domain-containing protein: MIDLHTHCFFSDGELVPAEHLRRVEVLGYAAIAITDHADSSNIDFIVPRILKAARDMNRYSATRLLAGIELTHVPPEMMAELTAYARKLGAQVVVGHGETIVEPVKPGTNRAAIEAGVDVLAHPGFLSIEDARLAAEKGIMIELSGRKGHSLTNGHVAKIAEQCGARLAVNADAHGPSDFLTAEMARNVALGAGISLSRYEQIRKDMSSFVAAIG, encoded by the coding sequence ATGATTGACCTGCATACCCATTGTTTTTTCAGCGACGGTGAACTGGTTCCGGCTGAACATCTTCGCCGGGTTGAGGTGCTCGGTTATGCGGCCATTGCCATAACCGACCACGCCGACTCTTCCAATATTGACTTTATCGTTCCCCGGATTCTGAAAGCGGCCCGGGACATGAACCGTTATTCCGCAACCAGGCTGCTCGCCGGAATTGAGTTGACCCATGTTCCGCCGGAAATGATGGCGGAGCTGACGGCATACGCGAGAAAACTTGGGGCCCAGGTGGTGGTCGGACATGGCGAAACCATTGTCGAGCCGGTGAAGCCGGGAACCAACCGGGCGGCCATTGAGGCGGGAGTCGATGTGCTGGCCCATCCCGGCTTTCTCAGCATCGAAGATGCTCGTCTTGCGGCGGAAAAAGGGATTATGATAGAACTGTCCGGTCGAAAAGGCCATTCGCTGACCAATGGTCATGTGGCGAAGATTGCCGAGCAATGCGGCGCCCGACTTGCGGTAAACGCCGATGCCCATGGGCCATCCGATTTTCTCACGGCGGAAATGGCGAGAAATGTCGCCCTGGGCGCCGGCATCAGCTTGAGCCGTTATGAGCAGATCCGCAAAGACATGTCGTCTTTTGTCGCGGCAATCGGCTAG